ACCAAATATTCTGAGAACCaaccccagcacagctgtcaTGAGATGGCTTAGACTTCCAATTAAAACATTGAAACTTATGGGAGTGTTCATGTAAAAAAATTGCAGGgctatatttaaaacaattgtTAGATTAAAGATGtctaaagataaaatatttttttaaaaagaagtataaCTACAATACGAAAAGCTGTAGTAATACATTGTTGGAAAGCTTCAGAATTTCAATAAAAATTTCTCAGGCATCCCAGAACCTTTTTCAAATTGTAGGGACTTCCACTAAAATGGACCCAAGTAGAAGAAATCAATATAGTGGCTTCATCACGCTTCATTTAAAGTGACGTTTTCATTGACATCTTATGTGAAACATTTTCTctaagcatttaaaaagaagggTAAAAGGTACTTCTaagtaaaaatatctgaaagacACATTAACTGGTTCTTACCATccatgtttaattaaaaaagagttgatctttttcttctgctttcacttTAATAATCAGCATATCTTTAACTGCCCAAAAGCTTGCAGGAATGACTCGAATGTCTATATGCAAGACCTACTGAATTTTGCAGCTAAAAGCGTCTCTTACACAGATTTGACAAATTGGACAAAATTATGTACCTGCACAGGCTCGCATGATCTTTTTCAGAGGGCCCATAGTGTACATCAATCCAACAAGAATCCCTGCCAGATGCCCAGCAAAAGAAGTcctatgaaaaaagaaaagtcttgtAAACCCACAGAATTACACTGAAATGTCTAGGTAGGGTCTACCAAAATAATTTAGTTTCAAGTGAAAGCATAAAAACCTACTTTCTACTGCACTATCAGTAGACAGAAATAGCGAGCAAACAGTGGAATGCTCTTTTGCTAATGAGGCCCTCGGCACTACAGTGTATGTTCAGTTCCTTTGCTGAAATCACATGTCCCTTTTCCTTGCCCATCAACTTTTGTTAGCTTCCCTCAAATACTTAACCATATCTTCTGGGCACAGtatttcagggcttttttttacattttgaaatgtgGTCAAAATAGAGGAtattaaggaagaaaacagactgtaaCCTCAACACTCAATTTGGATGCCAGCTAACGCTACACATACTTCCTTATAAATTTCAAACTACTTCAAGATAGCCCTTCGCCTAactttgaaatattaaatgcaCTCACCCTGGAGAGATGAAATGAATAGCCACCAGTTCCACCCAACAAGCATATTTACTGGCTATCGGCAAACCAAGGACACTGCTGACTCTTCCTGGATTGTAATGGTTGTTGAGAACTTTCAAAGCAAACAAGACTCCTGCAAACAAGAAGAAATCACATAAAGAGAGAAGTACTTGTGcctaaataataaagaaatgcaaatcaTGTAACTACTGAAATGGAAGTACCATGCAGTTTCACAGCACCACAAAGCATGCTGGAACAACAGTTCTAAGACGTTTTTTCAGTGACAATTTTCAGtaacttatttaaaaaagagaagaattaaaaattacatatatGTATAACACAAGTTGCTTTTTCAGATGCTTACTCACTGTAGCTATTTTGGTATTCAAAACAATACAAACAATTTTTAAATGGGAATTCTAATTGAAGTAATTGACAAAATTATAGAACTAAAAGGTTTCATGAGCTGAGAAAAGCCATTActaaaaacaagacaaacagaTGCATGTGAAGCTCAATAGCAAGCTCAAATTCTGAATTAATGGAAGTCATCTTACATATACTCCAGAATCactttgttctgaaaaaaaagtagataaaTCACTTTTAATGACAATAAATAATCATCCATTTCCAACTGACTGATTCATCCAATTGCAACTGATTCATCATGCAAGCAATAGCCAATGTGACAGAATGAATTCACATGATTTACTGTAActtccaaaatgttttttaaaatgttcctttCAAGAGAAAGCTCACACagttgtttggaaaaaaaaaaaatctggaaaaatgcACAAGTAAAAGATTTGACATGGAAAAGATAGCAGAGTTGAACATCAATACAGATATACGTAAAAAAATGATAGCATGGCTGGCATGAATCTCTTGCAAGGAATGACATGGGGACCCCCTCTAGCCTGTCACCAGTGCTCGCCCTGCCTGCTGGTACCACTGCTGCTCAGTCACTTGGTCCCTTTTGCCATAAGGCATGGGAAGTGGCGCTACTGCTCCACTAACTACAGGTGTCTTTTCTAAACAGGAGTTCATTCACTCACAACTTTGATCTCCTGAATGAAAACACAAGACCATTACTGGAAGATGACCAAAATCAGGTGCTTAGATGTTTCTAGAAGAAGCAAATCTATTGGAGTCACTCCAAAGGCAAGCATGAATAATTTGTAATTTGAAGATAAGAATTGTAAAGTGCACAGCTGTTACCAGAAAAGATGTTCAGAAACATTCATAGTAAAGTGATAGGATTTTCAATAACTCACCTAATGAGCATTATTGACAttggaaaattaaaagctttagACTTCAAATAGTCAGTGACATTAAACACAAAACATGATTGTACTGGGATAatcatatttttcatgttcttaGGTAAAGACTGCTGGTCACAAGAACATGAAATCAACCACAATGGTCATAACCAGAGTACATGCTTtaaatcaaaaaaataaaatcactgacACAACACTAACACACATGCCTATGGATATACATATCTCCATTTTCTGCATTCAACAAATATTGCCATATACtaactttaaatattaattttacatatataaattGGACTAAGTATGTGCCTTACCTGAAAAACCTACAGCACAATTCATTTCATACGAAGGATCATCCAGGATTTCCACAAGCACGAATTCCAACATCATATAAACAACCCCAATGAGCACTGAAAATACTGCAATTATGTACGCAAACCATACGCTCTTAAGCTTTTTTTCCAGCATTATCCCCTTCCAAAGCATGGAAACCATGTTATAGTATAAATGCCAGTCATCTGCATGGTGGACAGGAGAAAGCAATAAACGCTGCCAGTTCCTCTTGTAGAAGCCTTCATTGACACTGATACACACTTCATGCAGAGGTCTCACAGgattcagaaagagaaaaatattcagtgCAAGTACCCCAAGGGTAACAGAGGGAATGTTCTGGAGTCCAACTTGAGAAATTTGATAAAGCAGCAAAAGTAGTCCAGCACTGACTCTTCCCTGCCTTCGTTGCATTGTTACTTCTTAATCAAAGAAACGTGAAGATTATTCAGATTTCTAATCTTCTGTTCAAATTCAAAACCATACGAGCCTTGGAcactctgaaagaaaaaaagatagctGCATTATtatacatatacatgtgtgttTTCAAGCTCATCACTGCTTTTTAAGCAAATTCTTCAAGCTAATCaactgagactttttttttttatcagaacAAAAATTCAGGGTGAGGGGAAGAACCATAATTTTAAACTAGCATAAATCACAAATAAAAGGGACTTATACAGATAAACGATAAACTGGACAAGCACTGTGAGAAAAAGAAGTCTGCAACCTCTCTTTCATGTCCCTGGACAGGCTTTACTTCATCTGTTAAAATCCTGGGTGTTCTAGGCATGTTATTAATATCCTAATTCACTAACAATTACTAAAATTTTAGGAAGGAAACCAGTTAAAAGTTCTTCCCTAGAATCTCAGTTTTCATGCGTCACATCATTACTACATGTATAATGTTTTTCAAGATCATCCTTCCATCTTTCACAAATATTCAACACAAGCCAAGAATGACAATTAAGTTACAATTTCAAAAAGTAACAGAGACACACCTAAGAACTCCTACATGCAAGCTTTTAAGTGCTTTACTAGTGACTAGAAgtcaccctcattgtaaaaaaacttcttcctcatgtttggcctgaatctcccct
The sequence above is a segment of the Columba livia isolate bColLiv1 breed racing homer chromosome 9, bColLiv1.pat.W.v2, whole genome shotgun sequence genome. Coding sequences within it:
- the RHBDD1 gene encoding rhomboid-related protein 4 isoform X2 → MQRRQGRVSAGLLLLLYQISQVGLQNIPSVTLGVLALNIFLFLNPVRPLHEVCISVNEGFYKRNWQRLLLSPVHHADDWHLYYNMVSMLWKGIMLEKKLKSVWFAYIIAVFSVLIGVVYMMLEFVLVEILDDPSYEMNCAVGFSGVLFALKVLNNHYNPGRVSSVLGLPIASKYACWVELVAIHFISPGTSFAGHLAGILVGLMYTMGPLKKIMRACAGGISSFADPARPRDYYSEYYGYPGYQYSTPRSYYDYTGGLSEEEQLERAVLNSLNERDFGGATYNNERRPYGFWFPPERRSEEEIRRHRLRRFERR
- the RHBDD1 gene encoding rhomboid-related protein 4 isoform X1, which codes for MQRRQGRVSAGLLLLLYQISQVGLQNIPSVTLGVLALNIFLFLNPVRPLHEVCISVNEGFYKRNWQRLLLSPVHHADDWHLYYNMVSMLWKGIMLEKKLKSVWFAYIIAVFSVLIGVVYMMLEFVLVEILDDPSYEMNCAVGFSGVLFALKVLNNHYNPGRVSSVLGLPIASKYACWVELVAIHFISPGTSFAGHLAGILVGLMYTMGPLKKIMRACAGGISSFADPARPRDYYSEYYGYPGYQYSTPRSYYDYTGGLSEEEQLERAVLNSLNERVQHRTVERLLGVFLCLSSFWKPPGPSKILVERRIIMSGDPMVFGFHLSAVQKRK